The following are encoded together in the Pseudoalteromonas piscicida genome:
- a CDS encoding substrate-binding periplasmic protein, with the protein MKHTKSLLLSLLVVFLAFEASAKCSKTLRIGINETLWPPYLSRKEGNVFGLEINALNTLFKNSSYCLKYVFYPTSARMLAELKAGKVDVLMAATKTATRAKFAYFTKPYRQEVMALFQHKDKPKIGGEVESLIIAGNTFALNAGSYYGIAFEKLIQDFYNDQLVHLPNAARRFKMLSKKRVDYVVEDKLAGEYFIQTKEYTDVIYSGTDANKTPVSYMLSKVSLTTADLESINQLIEAHKSVLSDLFSSSAASDTHLYPKI; encoded by the coding sequence ATGAAACACACTAAATCGCTTTTACTCAGTTTGCTCGTCGTGTTTTTAGCATTCGAAGCTTCAGCCAAATGCAGTAAAACTTTGCGAATAGGAATAAATGAGACACTTTGGCCTCCCTATCTTTCTCGCAAAGAAGGTAATGTCTTTGGGTTAGAGATTAATGCCTTAAACACCCTATTTAAAAATTCTTCTTATTGCCTAAAGTACGTATTTTATCCCACTTCAGCAAGAATGCTAGCGGAGCTAAAAGCAGGTAAAGTAGACGTACTAATGGCTGCGACCAAGACGGCAACAAGAGCTAAGTTTGCCTACTTCACTAAACCTTATCGCCAAGAAGTCATGGCATTATTTCAACATAAAGACAAACCAAAAATTGGTGGTGAAGTCGAGTCGTTGATTATTGCAGGAAACACATTTGCACTGAATGCTGGCAGCTACTATGGCATTGCCTTTGAAAAACTGATACAAGACTTTTATAACGATCAGCTGGTACACCTGCCCAATGCCGCTCGTCGTTTTAAAATGTTGAGCAAAAAACGAGTTGACTACGTTGTAGAGGATAAGCTCGCGGGCGAATACTTTATTCAAACCAAAGAGTATACCGATGTTATCTATTCTGGTACCGACGCGAATAAAACACCAGTTAGCTATATGCTTAGCAAAGTCAGTTTAACAACTGCGGATCTTGAAAGCATCAATCAACTAATCGAAGCGCACAAGAGCGTGCTCAGCGATTTGTTTTCTTCTAGTGCAGCTTCTGATACCCACTTGTATCCGAAGATATGA
- a CDS encoding tetratricopeptide repeat protein — protein MRQNVVEVCLVRFLFFVTCTFYFCPHALAKDFSYFESKLDEASDYITVNPAQSLIILDSLEQLQDVPVPLFIQWHLLSARASVPTNKVDRLYTSINAAFLYPDDMFFKANLPTILSALGIWLRRQEYLDDADISLKCAYKYAENDRQRLTLTNSMALVARTQDDYQKARILYAKARKLAEELKQTPILAMIENNLGSLALDQGRIFEAEQYFRHALLGYQAVDKRSGQISAGINLMFVFLIQKQTVNYERLQGPTSTLTTAFPNESKQAWLQWLEARHKQLEGEMPSQSAKQALQLAYTQLESDKVKRLVHRYLAKELGIEVTAPLPITTKSFSSAWFDKVKQCSW, from the coding sequence ATACGCCAAAATGTGGTTGAGGTTTGCTTGGTTCGGTTTTTATTCTTTGTAACTTGTACATTTTATTTTTGCCCACACGCGTTGGCGAAAGACTTTTCATATTTTGAAAGTAAGCTAGACGAGGCCAGCGACTATATAACTGTTAACCCTGCACAATCACTGATTATTCTCGACAGTTTAGAACAGCTGCAAGACGTACCCGTACCTTTATTTATTCAGTGGCATTTGCTGAGTGCTCGAGCATCTGTACCAACAAATAAAGTAGATAGGCTCTATACGTCAATAAATGCAGCTTTTTTGTATCCTGATGATATGTTTTTTAAAGCAAATCTTCCAACGATTTTGAGTGCACTTGGAATTTGGTTGCGCCGACAAGAATATCTTGATGATGCCGACATAAGCCTCAAGTGTGCCTACAAATATGCGGAAAATGACCGCCAACGACTTACACTTACCAATAGTATGGCACTGGTTGCCCGCACTCAAGACGACTATCAAAAAGCGAGAATACTGTATGCAAAGGCACGTAAACTTGCTGAGGAATTAAAACAAACCCCGATACTGGCGATGATTGAAAATAACTTAGGTAGTCTCGCGCTTGATCAAGGTCGAATATTTGAAGCCGAGCAGTATTTTCGTCACGCCCTGCTGGGCTATCAAGCTGTTGATAAGCGCTCAGGTCAAATCTCGGCAGGAATTAACTTAATGTTTGTCTTCCTTATTCAAAAACAAACCGTTAACTACGAACGTTTACAAGGGCCCACCTCAACCCTAACCACAGCCTTTCCAAACGAATCAAAACAAGCATGGTTACAATGGCTTGAGGCGCGGCATAAACAACTCGAAGGGGAAATGCCCAGCCAAAGTGCTAAGCAAGCGTTACAACTGGCATATACTCAGTTAGAAAGCGATAAAGTAAAACGGTTAGTACATAGATATTTAGCAAAGGAGTTAGGCATTGAAGTAACCGCCCCACTCCCCATCACAACCAAGTCTTTTTCAAGTGCCTGGTTTGATAAAGTAAAGCAATGTAGTTGGTAG
- the grpE gene encoding nucleotide exchange factor GrpE has translation MSEQTKAPEQELEQEQTQVEAEVVDAQAEQQTQEEQAENAGELSPEEEIAGLYAELEAAKQTIDSQKDSVVRAAAELENVRRRAAQDVEKAHKFALEKFSNELLPVIDNLERAIEFSDKENETLKPVLEGIDMTIKTFADALAKFGVEAVNPQGEAFNPELHQAMSIQPSNDVSPNTVLAVMQKGYTLNGRLLRPAMVMVSKAAD, from the coding sequence ATGTCTGAGCAGACAAAAGCCCCAGAGCAAGAGCTTGAACAAGAACAAACACAAGTGGAAGCAGAAGTTGTAGACGCACAAGCAGAACAACAAACTCAGGAAGAGCAGGCAGAAAATGCGGGTGAGTTGAGCCCAGAAGAAGAAATCGCTGGTTTATACGCTGAGCTTGAAGCAGCTAAGCAAACTATCGACTCACAAAAAGATAGCGTTGTTCGCGCCGCCGCTGAGCTTGAAAATGTTCGTCGCCGTGCAGCGCAGGACGTTGAAAAAGCACACAAATTTGCGCTAGAAAAGTTTTCAAACGAATTACTACCTGTAATCGACAACCTAGAGCGTGCCATTGAGTTTTCTGACAAAGAAAACGAGACGCTCAAGCCTGTGCTTGAAGGTATCGATATGACTATCAAGACATTTGCCGATGCCCTAGCTAAATTTGGTGTTGAAGCGGTAAACCCGCAGGGCGAAGCGTTTAACCCAGAGCTACATCAAGCAATGTCAATTCAGCCTAGCAATGATGTATCACCAAATACTGTGCTTGCTGTCATGCAAAAAGGCTATACCTTAAACGGCCGTCTATTGCGCCCTGCAATGGTGATGGTGTCTAAGGCTGCTGACTAA
- a CDS encoding HrcA family transcriptional regulator — MKLNPRDEQILCAVMRHYCNGEGQPVASSKIAKQDGLAICSATVRNAMARLENQGLLYSPHTSAGRVPTDQGVKFWLQEFFPLADVAVHWQPDQSAIVSFAHLLSQNFQVCCCVGLPQVSSKQMFRVEVLDFDRKNWLVLLLDRAGQSHNICIDKPVDDSDALRYQFAAWMNTVFSQQTLVEGLHRMRAMAHSAPPSCHHILAQWTKQLSQQLGSDNAIVVGERYLYNRLELDREINLGVGFLDQVEDHLAFKDGVSVLLGEELSMLGLHRVVVLSVPYFSKGEYQSRFCVICPADSKIEAILSEFKKLPQ; from the coding sequence ATGAAACTAAATCCCAGAGATGAACAAATTCTGTGTGCGGTCATGCGCCATTATTGTAATGGTGAAGGGCAGCCTGTTGCATCCAGCAAAATTGCAAAGCAGGACGGCCTTGCTATTTGTTCTGCAACCGTACGCAATGCAATGGCAAGACTTGAAAATCAAGGCTTATTGTATTCGCCGCACACGTCAGCTGGCCGCGTGCCCACCGACCAAGGTGTAAAATTCTGGCTACAGGAGTTTTTTCCTCTGGCTGATGTTGCCGTTCATTGGCAACCAGATCAATCCGCAATAGTCTCTTTTGCACATTTATTGAGCCAAAATTTCCAGGTGTGTTGCTGCGTGGGATTACCACAAGTTAGCAGCAAACAAATGTTCCGTGTAGAAGTGCTCGATTTTGACCGTAAAAATTGGCTGGTCTTACTGTTAGATAGAGCGGGGCAATCACACAATATTTGTATTGATAAACCCGTTGACGATTCCGACGCGTTGCGTTACCAGTTCGCGGCTTGGATGAATACCGTATTCAGTCAACAAACGTTAGTTGAAGGCTTGCACCGAATGCGCGCTATGGCACACAGTGCGCCGCCGAGTTGTCATCATATTTTGGCTCAGTGGACTAAACAGTTAAGTCAGCAATTAGGCTCAGATAATGCGATCGTCGTTGGCGAGCGCTATTTATATAACCGCTTAGAGTTGGATAGAGAGATTAATCTTGGCGTCGGCTTTTTGGATCAGGTCGAAGACCACTTGGCGTTTAAAGACGGCGTATCAGTGTTACTTGGTGAAGAGTTAAGCATGCTAGGTTTACATCGTGTCGTGGTGCTTAGTGTGCCGTATTTCTCCAAAGGGGAATATCAAAGTCGTTTTTGTGTGATTTGCCCTGCGGATTCAAAGATCGAAGCCATCTTGTCAGAATTCAAAAAATTGCCGCAATAA
- the nadK gene encoding NAD(+) kinase: MTTTFNTIGLIGKPNHEGAGTTLQRLYTFLQALGYEVLVEDRVAEQIKSLDEDAVVELVELGKRCDLAIVVGGDGNMLGAARVLARFDVAVIGVNRGNLGFLTDLNPEGFEAQLEAVLSGQFIEESRFLLEVAVYRHHQLKSANLAMNEAVLHADKVAHMIEFEAFIDDDFVFSQRSDGLIVSTPTGSTAYSLSGGGPILTPELDAISLVPMFPHTLSSRPLVVDAEKEVKLKLSLENTDSLQVSCDSHVVLAVLPGDEVIIKKAEKRLRLIHPKCYSYYNVLRQKLNWGSRLY; the protein is encoded by the coding sequence ATGACGACCACGTTTAACACCATCGGCTTAATTGGCAAACCCAACCACGAAGGCGCGGGGACGACCTTACAACGACTCTACACATTTTTGCAAGCATTAGGATATGAAGTACTCGTAGAAGATCGCGTTGCGGAGCAAATAAAGTCGTTAGACGAAGACGCTGTAGTCGAGTTAGTTGAACTAGGTAAACGCTGCGATCTTGCTATTGTTGTTGGGGGTGACGGCAACATGCTTGGCGCAGCAAGAGTGCTGGCTCGTTTTGATGTCGCCGTGATTGGTGTAAACCGCGGTAACTTAGGCTTTTTGACAGATTTGAACCCCGAAGGCTTTGAAGCACAACTAGAAGCGGTGTTGAGCGGCCAATTTATTGAAGAGTCGAGATTTCTGTTAGAGGTAGCAGTATACCGACATCACCAACTTAAAAGCGCAAATTTAGCGATGAACGAGGCCGTATTACACGCTGATAAGGTCGCTCATATGATTGAATTTGAGGCCTTTATCGACGACGACTTTGTATTTTCACAGCGCTCGGACGGTTTAATCGTCTCCACACCAACGGGGTCAACCGCTTACTCGCTTTCTGGTGGTGGACCTATTCTAACCCCTGAACTCGATGCTATTTCACTGGTCCCTATGTTTCCGCATACCTTATCCAGCAGGCCTTTAGTGGTGGATGCAGAGAAAGAAGTCAAACTTAAGCTAAGTCTAGAAAACACCGACAGCTTACAAGTGAGTTGTGACAGTCACGTGGTATTAGCGGTGCTCCCTGGTGATGAAGTGATCATCAAAAAAGCGGAGAAAAGACTAAGACTGATCCATCCGAAATGCTACTCCTACTACAATGTTCTTAGACAGAAATTAAATTGGGGTAGTAGGCTTTACTAA
- the recN gene encoding DNA repair protein RecN: MLLALNVQNFAIVSALNIDWHCGMTAITGETGAGKSIAIDALSLCLGERADPSAIRPGTDKADISAQFDVSNLPAAKRFLTEHMLDNEENECILRRVISKSGRSKSYINGSPVTAGQQKELGQHLIAIHGQHAHQLLLKPEYQLHLLDAYANHTTLLQAVKGQYNHYHKLQKEYAELQKSQQAQAAKKQLLEYQVAELDEFALQEGEYEDIETEHSRLSHSQTILEQCHRELSRLYENDDQTVLSQLHQSAQVFSELTSFDKTLENIAQVLEEAAVQVEEASREIRSYSDSVEQDPMRLQELEDRLSQALDLARKHQVQPELLFQHHQTLQHELESISSDSARLDALEEEIAEAINAYNQAALGLSQSRQQASASLNERISASMKELAMGDGQFEIQLTPNLGGKPSPLGYDHIEFYVSTNPGQPLQPMGKVASGGELSRISLAIQVIIATRVTTPTLIFDEVDVGISGPTAATVGKLLRQLGQSTQVICVTHLPQVACSGHNQFFVAKRVEHGETFTKMTPMAESQRIDEIARLIGGDKISDTTRASAKELLQVQSA; encoded by the coding sequence ATGCTTTTAGCTTTAAATGTTCAAAATTTTGCTATTGTTAGTGCGCTAAATATTGACTGGCATTGTGGCATGACCGCAATTACAGGTGAAACGGGCGCAGGTAAATCTATTGCAATCGACGCGCTATCTTTATGTCTTGGTGAGCGCGCTGATCCTTCTGCTATTCGTCCAGGTACCGACAAAGCGGATATCTCTGCTCAGTTTGATGTTTCCAACCTCCCCGCTGCCAAACGCTTTCTAACGGAGCATATGCTAGATAACGAAGAGAATGAATGTATTCTTCGTCGTGTTATTAGTAAAAGTGGGCGTAGTAAAAGCTACATCAATGGCTCCCCAGTTACTGCTGGCCAGCAAAAGGAGTTAGGCCAACATCTTATTGCGATCCATGGGCAGCATGCCCATCAGCTACTGCTAAAGCCAGAGTATCAACTGCACTTGCTGGATGCCTATGCCAACCATACGACTTTGTTACAAGCAGTTAAGGGGCAGTATAATCACTACCATAAGCTGCAAAAAGAATATGCCGAGCTACAAAAGTCACAGCAGGCGCAAGCCGCAAAAAAACAACTACTTGAGTACCAAGTAGCAGAGCTTGACGAGTTTGCCCTACAAGAAGGTGAATATGAAGATATCGAGACCGAACATTCGCGCCTAAGTCATAGCCAAACCATTTTAGAACAATGCCACCGTGAGCTATCTCGCCTTTATGAAAATGACGATCAGACTGTGCTATCGCAGCTACACCAAAGTGCACAAGTATTCTCTGAACTTACCAGTTTTGACAAAACGCTTGAGAATATTGCGCAAGTGCTTGAAGAAGCCGCAGTACAAGTGGAAGAAGCAAGTAGAGAGATCCGCAGCTATTCCGATTCAGTCGAACAAGATCCAATGCGGTTACAAGAGCTAGAAGATAGACTCTCTCAGGCACTAGATTTAGCTAGAAAACATCAAGTCCAGCCTGAATTACTATTTCAGCACCATCAAACGCTACAACACGAACTTGAGTCGATTAGCTCTGATTCTGCACGACTGGATGCGCTAGAAGAAGAAATTGCCGAAGCCATCAACGCGTATAACCAAGCTGCGCTTGGATTAAGTCAAAGCCGCCAGCAAGCCAGTGCATCTCTTAACGAGCGTATTTCCGCGAGTATGAAAGAGCTTGCGATGGGCGATGGTCAATTTGAGATCCAGTTAACGCCTAATCTTGGCGGTAAACCGAGCCCGCTTGGATATGACCACATTGAATTTTATGTCTCTACAAACCCAGGCCAACCTTTACAGCCTATGGGCAAGGTTGCCTCAGGCGGTGAGCTATCTCGAATAAGCTTAGCCATTCAAGTTATTATCGCAACACGCGTCACGACACCCACTTTGATTTTCGATGAAGTTGATGTCGGGATCTCAGGTCCAACGGCAGCAACCGTCGGTAAATTACTACGCCAGCTTGGCCAGTCTACGCAAGTTATTTGTGTTACCCATTTACCGCAAGTGGCATGCAGTGGTCACAACCAATTCTTTGTCGCAAAACGGGTAGAACATGGCGAAACCTTTACCAAAATGACCCCTATGGCAGAAAGTCAACGCATTGATGAAATAGCAAGGTTAATTGGCGGTGATAAAATAAGTGATACGACAAGAGCAAGTGCGAAGGAATTATTACAAGTACAAAGTGCGTAG
- a CDS encoding DUF1801 domain-containing protein — MNETINSGADAVTAKIASVNDWRAVVLQQIRSLILSVDKDVEEDIKWRKPSNPTGVPVWSKAGMICTGEVYKDKVKLTFAYGAKFEDEHQLFNTGFAGNTRRAIDIKQQDTINEAHFCKLIRAAIRFNVER; from the coding sequence ATGAATGAAACAATAAACTCAGGCGCTGATGCGGTCACTGCAAAGATAGCGAGTGTAAACGATTGGCGTGCAGTGGTATTGCAGCAGATCAGAAGTCTGATCCTAAGTGTTGATAAAGATGTAGAGGAAGATATCAAATGGCGTAAGCCAAGCAACCCAACAGGAGTGCCCGTATGGTCAAAAGCAGGCATGATCTGCACGGGCGAAGTATACAAAGATAAAGTCAAACTTACCTTTGCATACGGCGCAAAGTTTGAAGATGAGCACCAGTTATTCAATACTGGATTTGCTGGTAACACTCGACGGGCGATTGATATAAAACAGCAGGACACCATCAATGAAGCGCACTTTTGTAAATTGATCCGTGCGGCAATCCGGTTTAATGTAGAGCGATAG
- a CDS encoding FAD-dependent oxidoreductase encodes MSENVYQFIDVQRVDPRKKPISTRKQSFVEIYEPFSEQQVHSQSDRCLDCGNPYCEWKCPVHNYIPQWLKLIRTGRIIEAAELSHRTNSLPEVCGRVCPQDRLCEGSCTLNEEFGAVTIGNIEKYITDTAFAQGWKPDLSYVTWTDKKVAIIGAGPAGLGCADILVRNGVRPVVYDRNPEIGGLLTFGIPSFKLEKSVMENRREIFTDMGVEFKLNTEVGRDVSMDELLSQYDAVFLGVGTYQSMKGNLENEDANGVYDALPFLIGNTNRVMGYDESQHSYVNMAGKRVVVLGGGDTAMDCVRTSVRQNAQSVICAYRRDEENMPGSVREVKNAKEEGVEFRFNLQPVGIEVDSSGKVTGVKMVKTQLGEPDKNGRRSAEIVEGSEHTLEADAVIMAFGFKPHNLDWLAQYDVAINHWGGIVAPEKGAFTHQTSNPKIFAGGDAVRGSDLVVTAIFEGRNAAEGILDYLEV; translated from the coding sequence ATGAGCGAGAACGTTTACCAATTTATCGATGTACAACGTGTAGATCCGCGCAAAAAGCCTATTTCTACGCGTAAGCAATCTTTTGTTGAAATTTATGAGCCATTTTCTGAGCAGCAGGTGCATTCGCAGTCTGATCGTTGTTTAGATTGTGGTAACCCGTATTGTGAATGGAAGTGTCCGGTTCATAACTATATTCCGCAATGGCTCAAGCTTATTCGTACGGGCAGAATCATCGAGGCGGCGGAGCTGTCTCACCGTACCAATAGCTTGCCTGAAGTGTGTGGTCGAGTATGTCCGCAAGATAGGCTTTGTGAGGGGTCGTGTACGCTGAACGAAGAGTTTGGTGCAGTGACCATAGGAAATATTGAAAAATATATTACCGATACGGCGTTTGCACAGGGCTGGAAGCCTGATCTTTCCTACGTTACTTGGACCGATAAGAAAGTCGCAATCATAGGTGCGGGTCCGGCTGGACTTGGCTGTGCAGATATTCTAGTGCGAAACGGCGTGCGCCCTGTGGTGTATGACCGCAACCCTGAAATTGGCGGTTTGCTGACCTTTGGGATCCCGTCATTCAAGTTAGAAAAATCGGTAATGGAAAACCGTCGCGAAATTTTCACCGACATGGGTGTTGAGTTTAAACTCAATACAGAAGTGGGTCGTGATGTCTCAATGGATGAATTATTGTCGCAATACGATGCCGTATTCTTAGGGGTGGGGACGTACCAAAGCATGAAAGGCAATCTTGAAAATGAAGATGCCAACGGTGTTTATGATGCACTACCATTTTTAATTGGTAATACTAATCGAGTCATGGGCTATGACGAAAGTCAGCACAGCTATGTGAATATGGCAGGTAAGCGCGTGGTGGTACTTGGTGGTGGGGACACCGCGATGGACTGCGTTAGAACGTCAGTCAGACAAAATGCGCAATCTGTGATCTGTGCTTATCGTCGTGATGAAGAAAACATGCCAGGCTCAGTTCGAGAAGTTAAGAATGCCAAAGAAGAAGGCGTTGAATTTAGATTCAATTTGCAGCCGGTTGGCATTGAGGTCGACAGCTCAGGCAAAGTCACGGGTGTTAAAATGGTGAAAACACAATTAGGTGAGCCAGACAAAAATGGTCGCCGTAGCGCTGAAATCGTGGAAGGCTCTGAACATACTCTAGAAGCTGACGCAGTGATCATGGCATTCGGTTTTAAACCTCACAACCTTGATTGGTTAGCACAATACGATGTCGCAATAAATCACTGGGGCGGCATTGTTGCACCAGAAAAAGGCGCATTTACACATCAAACAAGTAATCCAAAGATCTTTGCCGGTGGTGACGCCGTACGAGGTTCTGATTTAGTGGTGACGGCGATTTTTGAAGGCCGTAACGCCGCTGAAGGCATTTTAGATTATTTAGAAGTTTAA